Proteins encoded within one genomic window of Pongo pygmaeus isolate AG05252 chromosome 6, NHGRI_mPonPyg2-v2.0_pri, whole genome shotgun sequence:
- the LOC129040802 gene encoding splicing factor 3A subunit 2-like: protein PFMHPCIHHPSIHPSTIHPPFSSIHPPSIHPSIHHPSIHPSTIHPYIHHPSIHHPSIHPPFILHSHPSIHHPSIHPSIHHPSTIHHPSIHPSIHPSIHHSSSIHPSIHSCIHPSTIHPSIQHSSSILIHPSIYHPSSIHPPSTIHPPSIHLSIHASIHPSSIHPPFIPHSHPSIHHPSTIHSSIHPSTIHPSIHPPSMHPSFHPPFIIHPSIHPSIHPPFILHPSVHHSSSIHPSIHASMNPSVHPSLHPSIHPPSIHHSSSILI, encoded by the coding sequence ccattcatgcatccatgcatccaccatccatccatccatccatccaccattcaTCCTCCattctcatccatccatccaccatccatccatccatccatccaccatccatccatacatccatccaccatccatccatacatccaccatccatccatccaccatccatccatccatccaccattcaTCCTCCattctcatccatccatccaccatccatccatccatccatccatccaccatccatccaccattcatcatccatccatccatccatccatccatccatccatccaccattcatcctccatccatccatctatccattcatgcatccatccgtccaccatccatccatccatccaacattCATCCTCTattctcatccatccatccatctaccatccatcctccatccatcctccatccaccattcatcctccatccatccatctatccattcatgcatccatccatccatcatccatccatccaccattcaTCCCCCattctcatccatccatccaccatccatccaccattcattcatctatccatccatccaccatccatccatccatccatccaccatccatgcatccatccttccatccaccattcatcatccatccatccatccatccatccatccatccaccattcatcctccatccatccgtccaccattcatcatccatccatccatccatccatgcatccatgaatccatctgtccatccatccctccatccatccatccacccaccatccatccaccattcATCCTCCATtctcatc